Proteins from a single region of Octopus bimaculoides isolate UCB-OBI-ISO-001 chromosome 11, ASM119413v2, whole genome shotgun sequence:
- the LOC106869683 gene encoding G-protein coupled receptor 22 isoform X2, with protein MSSYMNLTDGTEYNITIEELNRQQVLIRLPFTILIALTMTTGLVGNILTIYVYGFRLKLSPTYLFVVMLSCADLIICACVTPARIAQNIYPMMTTWDILCQFHLCLAVFTGLCNYGFLLAIAAERYRKVCQPLKTQITMRAAKIIIACIFIFCATQGIMTLFYYGSVKKPTNYPGIYLYFCSAKDDQNPNYYQLGFFGFYNLLAMVTFTLLIFLYTIILRHMKVMKKTKCVKSQQNRNSATSIPCPDEIQQKWLNIPETVDSNRLPSNLSVEEVELSNTEMSSKVSSDEISKVYTKSIAPIRAKLREVNNEKRAKERADRIKHTTITMMMITVVFIVTFLPSFGAIMINSLMRSLNTTSTTSILYWFARHTFYIASCSNPIIYGYRNPNFIAEIKRMLGVKQK; from the coding sequence ATGTCATCATATATGAATTTAACAGACGGTACGGAATATAATATCACCATCGAAGAACTCAACAGACAACAAGTTTTGATAAGACTTCCGTTTACTATTTTAATTGCATTAACTATGACCACAGGTTTGGTTGGAAACATTTTAACTATTTACGTTTACGGATTTCGTTTGAAATTATCACCAACTTATCTGTTTGTCGTGATGCTATCTTGTGCTGATTTAATAATATGTGCTTGTGTGACACCAGCTCGTATTGCTCAAAATATTTACCCTATGATGACAACCTGGGATATACTGTGTCAGTTCCATTTGTGTTTAGCAGTTTTCACAGGACTTTGTAACTATGGTTTTCTACTGGCCATTGCAGCAGAGAGATACAGAAAGGTATGCCAACCACTGAAGACTCAAATAACTATGAGAGCTGCAAAAATCATCATagcctgtatttttattttctgtgcaACACAGGGAATTATGACTCTTTTTTATTATGGAAGTGTTAAGAAACCAACTAATTAtcctggtatatatttatatttttgctcagCAAAGGACGACCAGAATCCTAATTATTACCAACTAGGATTCTTTGGTTTCTACAATCTCCTAGCAATGGTTACGTTCACCCTTCTCATTTTTCTGTATACCATAATTCTTCGACATATGAAGgttatgaagaaaacaaaatgtgtcaaatcacaacaaaatagaaatagtGCTACAAGCATTCCCTGTCCCGATGAAATTCAACAGAAGTGGCTTAACATACCAGAAACTGTTGATTCTAATCGATTACCTTCGAATCTTTCTGTAGAGGAAGTGGAATTGTCTAATACCGAAATGTCATCTAAAGTCTCCTCGGATGAAATATCAAAGGTATATACGAAAAGTATTGCACCTATTAGGGCTAAACTACGGGAAGTGAACAACGAAAAACGAGCAAAAGAACGAGCCGACAGGATAAAGCATACCactataacgatgatgatgattactgtaGTTTTTATAGTGACATTTTTGCCTAGCTTTGGCGCCATAATGATAAATTCGCTGATGAGGTCATTAAATACGACTTCGACAACATCAATTTTGTATTGGTTCGCACGACACACTTTTTACATCGCTTCTTGTTCAAATCCCATTATCTACGGCTACAGGAACCCAAATTTTATTGCTGAAATTAAAAGAATGCTCGgagtgaaacagaaataa
- the LOC106869683 gene encoding G-protein coupled receptor 22 isoform X1, protein MLLGLNRENTPQNWRRMSSYMNLTDGTEYNITIEELNRQQVLIRLPFTILIALTMTTGLVGNILTIYVYGFRLKLSPTYLFVVMLSCADLIICACVTPARIAQNIYPMMTTWDILCQFHLCLAVFTGLCNYGFLLAIAAERYRKVCQPLKTQITMRAAKIIIACIFIFCATQGIMTLFYYGSVKKPTNYPGIYLYFCSAKDDQNPNYYQLGFFGFYNLLAMVTFTLLIFLYTIILRHMKVMKKTKCVKSQQNRNSATSIPCPDEIQQKWLNIPETVDSNRLPSNLSVEEVELSNTEMSSKVSSDEISKVYTKSIAPIRAKLREVNNEKRAKERADRIKHTTITMMMITVVFIVTFLPSFGAIMINSLMRSLNTTSTTSILYWFARHTFYIASCSNPIIYGYRNPNFIAEIKRMLGVKQK, encoded by the coding sequence ATTGAACAGAGAAAATACACCCCAAAATTGGAGAAGAATGTCATCATATATGAATTTAACAGACGGTACGGAATATAATATCACCATCGAAGAACTCAACAGACAACAAGTTTTGATAAGACTTCCGTTTACTATTTTAATTGCATTAACTATGACCACAGGTTTGGTTGGAAACATTTTAACTATTTACGTTTACGGATTTCGTTTGAAATTATCACCAACTTATCTGTTTGTCGTGATGCTATCTTGTGCTGATTTAATAATATGTGCTTGTGTGACACCAGCTCGTATTGCTCAAAATATTTACCCTATGATGACAACCTGGGATATACTGTGTCAGTTCCATTTGTGTTTAGCAGTTTTCACAGGACTTTGTAACTATGGTTTTCTACTGGCCATTGCAGCAGAGAGATACAGAAAGGTATGCCAACCACTGAAGACTCAAATAACTATGAGAGCTGCAAAAATCATCATagcctgtatttttattttctgtgcaACACAGGGAATTATGACTCTTTTTTATTATGGAAGTGTTAAGAAACCAACTAATTAtcctggtatatatttatatttttgctcagCAAAGGACGACCAGAATCCTAATTATTACCAACTAGGATTCTTTGGTTTCTACAATCTCCTAGCAATGGTTACGTTCACCCTTCTCATTTTTCTGTATACCATAATTCTTCGACATATGAAGgttatgaagaaaacaaaatgtgtcaaatcacaacaaaatagaaatagtGCTACAAGCATTCCCTGTCCCGATGAAATTCAACAGAAGTGGCTTAACATACCAGAAACTGTTGATTCTAATCGATTACCTTCGAATCTTTCTGTAGAGGAAGTGGAATTGTCTAATACCGAAATGTCATCTAAAGTCTCCTCGGATGAAATATCAAAGGTATATACGAAAAGTATTGCACCTATTAGGGCTAAACTACGGGAAGTGAACAACGAAAAACGAGCAAAAGAACGAGCCGACAGGATAAAGCATACCactataacgatgatgatgattactgtaGTTTTTATAGTGACATTTTTGCCTAGCTTTGGCGCCATAATGATAAATTCGCTGATGAGGTCATTAAATACGACTTCGACAACATCAATTTTGTATTGGTTCGCACGACACACTTTTTACATCGCTTCTTGTTCAAATCCCATTATCTACGGCTACAGGAACCCAAATTTTATTGCTGAAATTAAAAGAATGCTCGgagtgaaacagaaataa